A region from the Vicia villosa cultivar HV-30 ecotype Madison, WI linkage group LG3, Vvil1.0, whole genome shotgun sequence genome encodes:
- the LOC131656221 gene encoding probable pectate lyase 4: protein MVSQGTNYVLWYFVFSIVIVILFTPRLSYAEQSELMDSNMNMIDHCWRPNPEWRRHKQQIATCSVGYAGKMVNNIGKDLIHYKVTDPNDDPINPKLGTLRYGASVIQGKVWITFQKDMNIRLVKPLLISSFTTIDGRGVNIHIADNACLMIFKATNIIIHSIRIHHCKAQAPGMVMGPNGKVIHLGPVDGDAIRLVTASKVWIDHNTLYDCEDGLLDVTRGSSNVTISNNWFREQDKVMLLGHDDGYVRDKNMKVTVVYNYFGPNCNQRMPRIRHGYAHVANNLYLGWVQYAIGGSMGPSLKSESNLFIAPKVGSKEVTWRNIGQTSGNKWEFHSVRDAFENGASFAVTKGGRVPKPNYNKEQSFKVVDVKYVRSLTRFSGAFQCGRSSIC, encoded by the exons ATGGTATCTCAAGGTACAAATTATGTCCTATGGTATTTTGTTTTCTCAATTGTCATTGTTATTCTATTCACTCCAAGACTTAGTTATGCCGAACAATCAGAGTTAATGGATTCGAATATGAACATGATTGATCATTGTTGGAGGCCAAATCCTGAATGGAGGAGGCATAAGCAACAAATAGCAACTTGCTCTGTAGGCTATGCTGGAAAAATGGTAAACAACATTGGTAAGGACCTCATACATTATAAAGTTACTGATCCAAATGATGACCCTATAAACCCCAAATTGGGTACATTGAGATATGGAGCATCTGTAATTCAAGGTAAAGTATGGATCACATTTCAAAAAGACATGAACATTAGACTCGTGAAACCCCTTCTCATTAGTAGTTTCACTACCATTGATGGTCGCGGGGTCAATATCCATATTGCCGACAATGCATGTTTAATGATATTCAAG GCCACCAACATAATCATTCATAGCATTCGAATTCACCATTGCAAAGCTCAAGCCCCGGGGATGGTGATGGGGCCTAATGGGAAGGTAATTCATTTGGGACCCGTTGATGGAGATGCAATAAGATTAGTTACCGCTTCAAAAGTTTGGATTGATCATAATACACTTTATGATTGTGAAGATGGTCTTCTTGATGTCACTCGAGGCTCTAGTAACGTGACTATATCCAATAATTGGTTTAGAGAACAAGATAAAGTCATGCTTCTTGGTCATGATGATGGATACGTGAGAGACAAAAACATGAAGGTTActgttgtgtataattattttgGACCTAACTGCAACCAACGAATGCCTAG AATTCGTCATGGATATGCACATGTAGCAAACAATCTTTATTTAGGATGGGTGCAATATGCCATTGGTGGAAGTATGGGACCTAGTCTAAAGAGTGAGTCTAACCTCTTTATAGCACCAAAAGTTGGGAGTAAGGAg GTAACATGGAGAAACATTGGTCAAACAAGTGGGAACAAATGGGAGTTTCATTCGGTAAGAGATGCATTTGAAAATGGAGCCTCTTTTGCGGTAACAAAAGGTGGACGTGTGCCGAAGCCGAATTACAACAAAGAACAAAGTTTTAAAGTTGTCGATGTTAAATATGTTAGATCATTGACAAGATTTTCAGGTGCATTTCAATGTGGTAGAAGCTCTATATGTTGA